The Synchiropus splendidus isolate RoL2022-P1 chromosome 1, RoL_Sspl_1.0, whole genome shotgun sequence genome includes a window with the following:
- the LOC128746951 gene encoding phospholipase A2, minor isoenzyme-like, which produces MRTLQALVVLAASLALAHSLDYKALNQFRSMIVCLMPDSWPVLDYADYGCYCGKGGSGKPVDELDRCCQVHDQCYTDAMQHDDCWPILDNPYTEFYAYDCDDNKKKVTCDRGSNDDCEHFICECDRKAAECFAQAPWNPENEHLPSDQCE; this is translated from the exons ATGAGAACCCTCCAGGCTCTGGTTGTCCTGGCTGCGAGCCTCGCTTTGG CCCATTCTTTGGACTACAAAGCTCTGAACCAGTTCAGGAGCATGATAGTGTGCCTGATGCCGGATAGCTGGCCGGTTCTCGACTATGCTGACTACGGCTGCTACTGCGGAAAGGGCGGATCTGGCAAACCTGTGGATGAGCTGGACAG GTGCTGCCAAGTTCACGACCAGTGTTACACGGACGCTATGCAGCACGACGACTGCTGGCCCATCCTGGACAACCCCTACACTGAGTTCTACGCCTACGACTGTGACGATAACAAGAAGAAGGTCACGTGCGATAGAG GCAGCAACGATGACTGTGAGCACTTCATCTGTGAGTGCGACCGCAAAGCCGCCGAGTGTTTCGCCCAAGCCCCGTGGAATCCAGAGAACGAGCATCTTCCCAGCGACCAGTGTGAATAG
- the prkab1a gene encoding 5'-AMP-activated protein kinase subunit beta-1a: MGNTSSERAAMGQGEKAQRRDSRGTKEGERPKILMDSPEDADIYHSEDMKAPLEKEEFLAWQQDLEAEDKGPTMDRPTVFRWTGDGKEVFLSGSFNNWANKIPLIRSQNTFVAIVDLPEGEHQYKFYVDGQWTHDPAEPVVTSQMGTVNNIIQVKKTDFEVFDALMVDSQKCSDMSDLSSSPPGPYHQDAYVSKPEEKFKSPPILPPHLLQVILNKDTGISCDPALLPEPNHVMLNHLYALSIKDGVMVLSATHRYKKKYVTTLLYKPI, translated from the exons ATGGGGAACACAAGCAGTGAGAGGGCTGCCATGGGCCAGGGGGAGAAGGCGCAGCGGAGAGACAGCAGGGGCACCAAGGAGGGCGAGAGGCCAAAAATTCTGATGGATAGCCCGGAGGACGCAGACATTTATCACAGTGAAGACATGAAA GCTCCGTTAGAGAAGGAGGAGTTCCTCGCCTGGCAGCAGGACTTAGAAGCTGAGGATAAAGGGCCTACAATGGACCGGCCCACAGTCTTCCGCTGGACCGGTGATGGTAAGGAGGTCTTCCTGTCAGGGTCCTTCAACAACTGGGCCAACAAGATTCCTTTGATCAGAAG TCAGAACACTTTTGTGGCGATTGTTGATCTACCTGAAGGAGAGCATCAGTACAAGTTTTACGTTGACGGCCAGTGGACTCATGATCCTGCTGAG CCTGTTGTTACCAGCCAGATGGGAACTGTCAATAATATCATCCAGGTGAAGAAAACTGACTTTGAGGTCTTTGATGCTCTAATGGTGGATTCACAGAAGTGCTCCGACATGTCAG ACCTttccagctctcctcctggaccCTATCATCAGGACGCCTACGTCTCAAAGCCCGAAGAGAAGTTTAAATCTCCTCCCATTCTGCCTCCTCACCTGCTGCAAGTCATCCTCAACAAAGACACTGGCATTTCG TGTGATCCCGCTCTGCTCCCGGAACCAAATCATGTTATGCTGAATCACCTCTACGCCTTGTCTATTAAG GATGGAGTGATGGTGCTGAGTGCGACGCATCGCTATAAGAAGAAATATGTCACCACCCTGCTGTACAAGCCTATTTGA